A genomic segment from Nicotiana tabacum cultivar K326 chromosome 7, ASM71507v2, whole genome shotgun sequence encodes:
- the LOC142161959 gene encoding uncharacterized protein LOC142161959, whose protein sequence is MPDDEQRRLERFSRLSPPTFSGAQGEDAQGFLDKCRHMLWTTGILETSGVSFTTFQFSRTAFTWWEAYERRRPVGATPLSWQELSTLFLEKWVPRSQIEEIRRQFEWLCHGDMNVSQYEVRLSKLARYAPWMVPTDRERIRRFVDGLTYHIHILMARERILSHTFEDAVDVARDIETDRC, encoded by the coding sequence ATGCCagacgatgagcagcgtcgtcttgagaggttcaGCAGACTTTcacctcctactttcagtggtgctcaaggcgaggatgcccaaggttttctcGACAAGTGTCGACATATGCTGTGGACCACAGGGATCTTGGAGACTAGCGGTGTATCATTTACTACTTTCCAGTTCTCAAGAAcagccttcacttggtgggaggcatatgagcGGCGTAGGCCGGTAGGTGCAACGCCCTTGTCATGGCAAGAGTTATCGactctatttctggagaagtggGTACCGCGGTCTCAAATAGAGGAGAtacgcaggcagtttgagtggctcTGTCACGGAGATATGAACGTGTCTCAGTATGAGGTGAGGTTATCGAAGTTGGCTCGTTATGCTCCATGGATGGTCCCGACTGAtcgggagaggattaggaggttcgtcGATGGACTTACCTATCACATCCATATTCTGATGGCTCGAGAGAGAATTCTGAGTCATACCTTTGAGGATGCAGTGGATGTTGCTCGTGATATTGAGACAGATCGTTGTTAG